Proteins from one Porites lutea chromosome 3, jaPorLute2.1, whole genome shotgun sequence genomic window:
- the LOC140929418 gene encoding uncharacterized protein, protein MVLNLVQLGESLVFETGQDVMAGNGVVLFGMSPGNPYFKSHVIEDYVQYLGKDKRRIIVVVPQQPAEHTYRALGSKDAVKRAKKNSSQLKSHCRRAIDKVSKTDAVAGEFYMLDWTSEVDKHEAYIAALDYIISFYKSNSYFRLDVARSTAKVLGKDSTSSESESESSDSELEDNESVQEGVYYLLKELAFIISSKEMFRTESVAVIYHRRWPVYEKFVNGDYDGKPKEGLGLAVINYDL, encoded by the exons ATGGTGCTTAACCTTGTCCAGCttggagaaagcctcgtttttGAAACAGGTCAAGATGTGATGGCAGGCAACGGTGTAGTATTGTTTGGAATGAGCCCTGGAAATCCATACTTCAAATCCCACGTTATTGAGGACTATGTGCAATACTTGGGAAAGGACAAAAGAAGAATAATTGTTGTTGTACCACAGCAGCCCGCTGAACATACGTACAGAGCTCTGGGGAGTAAAGATGCTGTGAAACGAGCCAAGAAAAACTCCAGTCAGCTCAAGTCGCATTGCAGAAGAGCTATTGATAAG GTGTCCAAGACTGATGCTGTGGCCGGGGAGTTTTATATGTTGGACTGGACTTCAGAAGTAGACAAACATGAAGCTTACATTGCAGCCTTAGACTATATTATCAGTTTTTACAAAAGTAACTCTTACTTTCGCCTGGACGTCGCACGATCGACCGCAAAAGTGTTAGGAAAAGATTCTACATCCTCTGAGAGTGAATCAG aATCCTCAGATTCTGAGCTTGAAGACAACGAAAGTGTGCAAGAAGGAGTTTACTACCTCCTGAAAGAACTAGCCTTCATTATCTCCAGCAAAGAGATGTTCAGAACCGAAAGCGTGGCAGTTATCTATCATCGCAGATGGCCTGTCTATGAGAAATTTGTTAACGGAGATTACGATGGAAAGCCAAAAGAAGGATTGGGACTTGCAGTTATCAACTATGATCTGTAA
- the LOC140931629 gene encoding uncharacterized protein, with protein MADLIQLTFKILMKFTYRRDMTADEIQELLDLRALVESLIGDTFSNPFVKFPLYKYMPTSTNRKLAQFEKRWLQFNKRLVFTKKCETQPDNALLIEDLFGFEQTLEEASLANVDITCGAVAWRLFHVALHKDVQKNLTVKVKNSISRGVEVSVDNSAVNSNTGVWGDTETFNPRRFDDETPNMRKSLCRFGIGPRRCMGYRVADTFMKVLLVTLLENYSVALETDVTGDDDSVPVQKVGPFCFPCVDFKVQVAQKNVAS; from the exons ATGGCTGATCTGATTCAACTGACGTTTAAAATACTAATGAAGTTCACATACAGAAGAGACATGACTGCAGACGAGATTCAGGAGTTACTCGATCTCAGAGCTTTAGTGGAATCACTTATCGGAGATACTTTCTCAAACCCTTTTGTCAAGTTTCCGCTTTATAAATACATGCCTACAAGCACTAACAGGAAACTGGCGCAATTTGAAAAGCGATGGCTGCAATTCAATAAGCG tttagtttTTACCAAGAAATGTGAAACTCAACCTGACAACGCCCTTTTAATAGAGGACCTTTTTGGA TTTGAACAAACCCTGGAGGAAGCGTCCCTTGCTAATGTAGACATCACATGCGGAGCTGTGGCCTGGCGTCTATTCCATGTAGCACTTCATAAAGATGTGCAGAAAAATCTTACAGTTAAAGTCAAGAATTCCATTTCACGCGGA GTCGAAGTATCTGTTGACAACAGCGCAGTCAATAGTAACACAGGAGTCTGGGGCGACACGGAAACTTTCAATCCCCGAAGATTTGATGACGAAACACCGAACATGCGCAAAAGCTTGTGTCGCTTCGGTATTGGACCGCGAAGGTGTATGGGATACCGGGTTGCTGACACCTTTATGAAAGTTTTACTGGTCACATTGCTGGAAAACTACTCTGTTGCCCTGGAGACGGACGTGACAGGTGATGATGACAGTGTACCCGTTCAAAAGGTTGGGCCATTTTGCTTTCCGTGTGTGGACTTCAAAGTTCAAGTTGCGCAGAAAAATGTTGCTTCTTAA
- the LOC140929419 gene encoding uncharacterized protein, with the protein MVLNLVQLGESLVFETGQDVMEGNGVVLFGMSPGNPYFKSHVIEDYVQYLGKDKRRIIVVVPQQPAEHTYRALGSKDAVKRAKKNSSQLKSHCRRAIDKVSKTDDIAGEFYMLDWTSEVDKHEAYIAALDYIISFYKSNSYFRQDVARSTAKVLGKDSTSSESESESSDSELEDNESVQEGVYYLLKELAFIISSKEMFRTESVAVIYHRSWPVYEKFVNGDYDGKPKEGLGLAIINYDLV; encoded by the exons ATGGTGCTTAACCTCGTCCAGCttggagaaagcctcgtttttGAAACAGGTCAAGATGTGATGGAGGGCAACGGTGTAGTATTGTTTGGAATGAGCCCTGGAAATCCATACTTCAAATCCCACGTTATTGAGGACTATGTGCAATACTTGGGAAAGGACAAAAGAAGAATAATTGTGGTTGTACCACAGCAGCCAGCTGAACATACGTACAGAGCTCTGGGGAGTAAAGATGCTGTGAAACGAGCCAAGAAAAACTCCAGTCAGCTCAAGTCGCATTGCAGAAGAGCTATTGATAAG GTGTCCAAGACTGATGATATTGCTGGAGAGTTTTATATGTTGGACTGGACTTCGGAGGTAGACAAACATGAAGCTTACATTGCAGCCTTAGACTATATCATCAGTTTTTACAAAAGTAACTCTTACTTTCGCCAGGACGTCGCACGATCGACCGCAAAAGTGTTAGGAAAAGATTCTACATCATCTGAGAGTGAATCAG AATCCTCAGATTCTGAGCTTGAAGATAACGAAAGTGTGCAAGAAGGAGTTTACTACCTCCTGAAAGAACTAGCCTTCATTATCTCCAGCAAAGAGATGTTCAGAACCGAAAGTGTGGCAGTTATTTATCATCGCAGCTGGCCTGTCTATGAGAAATTTGTAAATGGAGATTATGATGGAAAGCCAAAAGAAGGATTGGGACTTGCAATCATCAACTATGATCTAGTgtaa